A genome region from Hevea brasiliensis isolate MT/VB/25A 57/8 chromosome 9, ASM3005281v1, whole genome shotgun sequence includes the following:
- the LOC110669751 gene encoding receptor-like protein kinase FERONIA — protein sequence MSLRDHPGICLVLLLHLLPSVTGIKKSPSYTPVDLILLDCGASSSSTSLDGRTWDGDADSKFHASNPETASFAFTASQQDPSVTQVPYMTARIFQSQFTYTFPVSPGPKFVRLYFYPATYSNLDISKSRFSLSANAYTLLNNFSAFLTVSAMKPSVASFIKEYIITVWDNQKLDLTFSPSPSSFAFINGIEIVSMPNNLYASGNNNPLPYVGIDSNPFYLDNTTALEKFYRLNVGGQDISGKDDTGMHRTWLQDLNYIFSGALGFAIIPPDVKIQYTMKTPAYTAPVMVYGSMRFMGPDSHRNLNYNLTWYFSIDAGFNYLVRLHFCEFRPEVTRSDQVVFYIFINNQTAEPYADIMLWSGGNSVPLYKDYVLWIPKGSHSKQYLCLALHPNFDKKRTYADAFLNGLEIFKLNNSGGSLASPGPELLAGSPPPENLPKLKVKTNEKRFLVVIVVGSVFGGMLALSLVICFFVFKQRRVKDFGKSEAKSFRFPFSHTLRSSVTKASLRPSNTSRRFSIFEIEVATSKFDDEFVIGSGGFGNVYKGLIDDGATPVAIKRLDSSSRQGTREFRTEIDMLSELHNPHLVSLIGYCDDPGEMILVYEYMHRGTLRDHLYKTRNPPLPWKRRLEICIGAARGLHYLHTGAKHPIIHRDVKSTNILIDENWVAKVSDFGLSRMGPTSDSQTHVSTVVRGSFGYVDPEYYRRQHLTEKSDVYSFGVVLFELLCARPPVIPGLPKEQVNLADWARICCRRGTIDQIMDPYLRGNIDPVCLEKFGEIAESCLRDQGTQRPTMSDVVCGLEFALQLQETAENTRNSIDRVSEEQESPLLLRGEAITTDDDDLFSVSGGHKHGSKSTISSGERSISKTDPDRMSSDTVFSEIMNQKGR from the coding sequence ATGTCGCTCCGAGATCATCCAGGTATCTGTCTAGTGTTGCTCCTCCACCTCCTCCCTTCTGTAACCGGTATCAAGAAATCGCCGTCATATACTCCTGTAGACCTCATCCTCCTGGATTGTGGCGCATCGTCTAGTTCTACATCGCTGGATGGACGCACTTGGGATGGAGATGCGGACTCCAAATTTCATGCCTCTAACCCGGAAACAGCATCATTTGCGTTTACAGCTTCTCAACAAGACCCATCAGTAACCCAAGTTCCATATATGACAGCCCGTATTTTTCAATCGCAATTCACCTACACCTTTCCCGTCTCGCCTGGCCCAAAGTTTGTTCGTCTCTACTTCTATCCAGCTACTTACTCCAATCTTGACATTTCCAAATCCCGTTTCTCTCTTAGTGCCAATGCTTACactctcctcaacaattttagtgCTTTCCTCACTGTTTCTGCTATGAAACCTTCTGTCGCCTCCTTCATCAAAGAGTATATCATTACCGTGTGGGATAACCAGAAGCTTGATCTGACATTCTCTCCTTCTCCAAGTTCTTTTGCCTTCATAAATGGCATCGAGATAGTTTCGATGCCCAACAACCTCTATGCCAGCGGCAACAATAATCCACTTCCTTATGTGGGCATCGATAGTAACCCATTTTATTTGGATAACACCACCGCTCTTGAGAAATTTTATCGGCTAAATGTTGGTGGACAAGATATCAGCGGGAAAGATGACACTGGAATGCATAGGACATGGCTTCAAGATTTAAATTACATCTTTAGTGGGGCACTTGGGTTTGCAATTATACCACCTGATGTCAAAATACAGTATACAATGAAGACACCAGCCTACACTGCACCTGTAATGGTATATGGTAGCATGCGTTTTATGGGTCCCGATTCACATCGTAACCTGAATTACAATCTTACATGGTACTTCTCCATTGATGCTGGTTTCAATTATCTTGTTAGGCTCCATTTTTGTGAGTTTCGACCTGAGGTCACAAGAAGTGACCAAGTGGTGTTTTATATATTCATCAACAATCAAACAGCTGAGCCATACGCAGATATAATGCTCTGGTCCGGCGGTAACAGTGTTCCACTGTATAAAGACTACGTCTTGTGGATCCCCAAAGGCAGCCATAGTAAGCAGTACTTGTGTCTCGCTTTACACCCCAATTTTGATAAAAAACGTACATATGCTGATGCTTTCTTGAACGGCCTAGAGATATTCAAGTTGAATAATTCAGGCGGTAGTCTAGCCTCTCCCGGCCCTGAATTATTGGCGGGTAGTCCACCACCAGAAAACCTTCCAAAATTGAAAGTGAAGACTAACGAGAAAAGATTTTTGGTAGTAATCGTTGTTGGTTCTGTTTTTGGGGGTATGCTAGCGCTCTCTCTTGTTATTtgtttctttgtttttaaacagAGGAGAGTGAAGGACTTTGGAAAGAGTGAGGCCAAATCCTTCCGGTTCCCTTTCTCCCACACTTTAAGGTCCTCAGTTACAAAGGCTTCGCTGAGGCCTTCAAACACTAGTCGGCGATTCTCCATCTTCGAGATTGAAGTGGCCACGTCCAAATTCGATGATGAATTTGTTATTGGATCTGGGGGATTTGGAAATGTTTATAAAGGGCTTATAGACGATGGTGCTACTCCAGTTGCAATTAAGCGGTTGGATTCATCATCAAGGCAAGGGACTCGCGAGTTCAGGACGGAAATCGACATGCTGTCCGAGCTTCACAATCCCCATCTTGTGTCACTGATTGGATACTGCGATGATCCTGGTGAAATGATCCTTGTTTACGAGTATATGCATCGCGGGACCCTCCGCGATCATCTCTACAAAACCAGGAATCCTCCTCTTCCATGGAAACGGAGGCTAGAGATCTGCATTGGAGCTGCACGAGGACTCCATTATCTTCATACAGGTGCGAAGCACCCCATCATTCACCGCGATGTGAAGTCAACGAACATATTGATAGATGAGAATTGGGTGGCCAAGGTTTCAGACTTTGGTTTGTCTAGAATGGGTCCCACCAGCGACTCCCAAACGCACGTTAGCACTGTAGTTAGGGGAAGTTTTGGGTACGTGGATCCAGAGTACTACCGTCGGCAACACCTCACGGAAAAATCTGATGTGTACTCATTTGGAGTAGTTCTGTTTGAGTTGCTCTGTGCTAGGCCGCCAGTGATTCCAGGACTACCAAAAGAGCAAGTCAATTTAGCTGATTGGGCTCGGATTTGCTGTAGAAGAGGAACCATTGATCAGATAATGGACCCCTATTTGAGGGGTAATATTGACCCTGTCTGTTTGGAGAAATTTGGAGAGATTGCTGAGAGTTGCCTGCGTGACCAAGGAACACAAAGGCCAACAATGAGCGATGTGGTTTGTGGGCTTGAGTTTGCTTTGCAGCTTCAAGAGACTGCTGAGAACACTAGAAATAGTATTGATAGAGTGAGTGAGGAGCAGGAAAGTCCATTGTTGTTGCGTGGAGAAGCTATAACTACTGATGATGATGACTTGTTTAGCGTCTCAGGTGGACACAAGCATGGATCCAAGAGCACGATTAGTAGTGGTGAAAGGAGTATCTCCAAAACTGATCCTGATAGAATGAGTTCTGACACTGTATTCTCGGAAATTATGAACCAAAAGGGAAGATGA
- the LOC110668977 gene encoding LOW QUALITY PROTEIN: receptor-like protein kinase FERONIA (The sequence of the model RefSeq protein was modified relative to this genomic sequence to represent the inferred CDS: inserted 1 base in 1 codon), with protein MSLRDHPGIYLVLLLHLLPSVTGIKKSLSYTPVDLILLDCGASSSSTSLDGRTWDGDADSKFHASNPETASSAFTASQQDPSVTQVPYMTARIFQSQFTYTFPVSPGPKFVRLYFYPATYSNLDISKSRFSLSANTYTLLNNFSAFLTVSAMKPSVASFIKEYIITVWDNQKLDLTFSPSPSSFAFINGIEIISMPNNLYASGNNNPLPYLGIDSNQFYLDNTTALEKFYRLNVGGQDINGNDDTGMHRTWLQDLNYIFSGAVGFVIVPPDVKIQYTMKTPAYTAPVMVYGSMRFMGPDSHLNLKYNLTWYFSIDAGFNYLVRLHFCEFRPEETRSDQVVFYIFINNQTAEPYADIMLWSGGNSVPLYKDYVLWIPKGSHSKQYLCLALHPNFDKKRTYADAFLNGLEIFKLNNSGGSLASPCPELLAGSPPPENLPKLKVKTNEKRFLVVIVVGSVFGGMLALSLVICFFAFKQRRVKDFEKSEAKSFRFPFSHTLRSSVTKASLRPSNTSRRFSIFEIEVATSKFDDEFVIGSGGFGNVYKGFIDDGATPVAIKRLDSSSRQGTREFRTEIDMLSELHNPHLVSLIGYCDDPGEMILVYEYMHRGTLRDHLYKTRNPPLPWKRRLEICIGAARGLYYLHTGAKHPIIHRDVKSTNILIDENWVAKVSDFGLSXMGPTSDSQTHVSTVVRGSFGYVDPEYYRRQHLTEKSDVYSFGVVLFELLCARPPVMPGLPKEQVNLADWARICCRRGAIDQIMDPYLRGNIDPVCLEKFGEIAESCLRDQGTQRPTMSDVVCGLEFALQLQETAENTRNSIDRVSEEQESPLLLRGEAITTDDDDLFSVSGGHKHGSKSTISSGERSIAKTDPDRMSSDTVFSEIMNQKGR; from the exons ATGTCGCTCCGAGATCATCCAGGTATCTATCTAGTGTTGCTCCTCCACCTCCTCCCTTCTGTAACCGGTATCAAGAAATCACTGTCATATACTCCTGTAGACCTCATCCTCCTGGATTGTGGCGCATCGTCTAGTTCTACATCGCTGGATGGACGCACTTGGGATGGAGATGCCGACTCCAAATTTCATGCCTCTAACCCTGAAACAGCATCATCTGCGTTTACAGCTTCTCAACAAGACCCATCAGTAACCCAAGTTCCATACATGACAGCCCGTATTTTTCAATCGCAATTCACCTACACCTTTCCCGTCTCGCCTGGCCCAAAGTTTGTTCGTCTCTACTTCTATCCAGCTACTTACTCCAATCTTGACATTTCCAAATCCCGTTTCTCTCTTAGCGCCAATACTTACactctcctcaacaattttagtgCTTTTCTCACTGTTTCTGCTATGAAACCTTCTGTCGCCTCCTTCATCAAAGAGTATATCATTACCGTGTGGGATAACCAGAAGCTTGATCTGACATTCTCTCCTTCTCCAAGTTCTTTTGCCTTCATAAATGGCATCGAGATAATTTCGATGCCCAACAACCTCTATGCCAGCGGCAACAATAACCCACTTCCTTATTTGGGCATCGATAGCAACCAATTTTATTTGGATAACACCACCGCTCTTGAGAAATTTTATCGGCTAAATGTTGGTGGACAAGATATCAACGGGAACGATGACACTGGAATGCATAGGACATGGCTTCAAGATTTAAATTACATCTTTAGTGGGGCAGTTGGGTTTGTAATTGTACCACCTGATGTCAAAATACAGTATACAATGAAGACACCAGCCTACACTGCACCTGTAATGGTATATGGTAGCATGCGTTTTATGGGTCCTGATTCACATCTTAACCTGAAGTACAATCTTACATGGTACTTCTCCATTGATGCTGGTTTCAATTATCTTGTTAGGCTCCATTTTTGTGAGTTTCGACCTGAGGAGACAAGAAGTGACCAAGTGGTGTTTTATATATTCATCAACAATCAAACAGCTGAGCCATACGCAGATATAATGCTCTGGTCCGGCGGTAACAGTGTTCCACTGTATAAAGACTACGTCTTGTGGATCCCCAAAGGCAGCCATAGTAAGCAGTACTTGTGTCTCGCTTTACACCCCAATTTTGATAAAAAACGTACATATGCTGATGCTTTCTTGAACGGCCTAGAGATATTCAAGTTGAATAACTCAGGCGGTAGTCTAGCCTCTCCCTGCCCTGAATTATTGGCGGGTAGTCCACCACCAGAAAACCTTCCAAAATTGAAAGTGAAGACTAACGAGAAAAGATTTTTGGTAGTAATCGTTGTTGGTTCTGTTTTTGGGGGTATGCTAGCGCTCTCTCTTGTTATTTGTTTCTTTGCTTTTAAACAGAGGAGAGTGAAGGACTTTGAAAAGAGTGAGGCCAAATCCTTCCGGTTCCCTTTCTCCCACACTTTAAGGTCCTCAGTTACAAAGGCTTCGCTGAGGCCTTCAAACACTAGTCGGCGATTCTCCATCTTCGAGATTGAAGTGGCCACGTCCAAATTCGATGATGAATTTGTTATTGGATCTGGGGGATTTGGAAATGTTTATAAAGGGTTTATAGACGATGGTGCTACTCCAGTTGCAATTAAGCGGTTGGATTCATCATCAAGGCAAGGGACTCGCGAGTTCAGGACGGAAATCGACATGCTGTCCGAGCTTCACAATCCCCATCTTGTGTCACTGATTGGATACTGCGATGATCCTGGTGAAATGATCCTTGTTTACGAGTATATGCATCGTGGGACCCTCCGCGATCATCTCTACAAAACCAGGAATCCTCCTCTTCCATGGAAACGGAGGCTAGAGATCTGCATTGGAGCTGCACGAGGACTCTATTATCTTCATACAGGTGCGAAGCACCCCATCATTCACCGCGATGTGAAGTCAACGAACATATTGATAGATGAGAATTGGGTGGCCAAGGTTTCAGACTTTGGTTTGT AGATGGGTCCCACCAGCGACTCCCAAACGCACGTTAGCACTGTAGTTAGGGGAAGTTTTGGGTACGTGGATCCAGAGTACTACCGTCGGCAACACCTCACGGAAAAATCTGATGTGTACTCATTTGGAGTAGTTCTGTTTGAGTTGCTCTGTGCTAGGCCGCCAGTGATGCCAGGACTACCAAAAGAGCAAGTCAATTTAGCTGATTGGGCTCGGATTTGCTGTAGAAGAGGAGCCATTGATCAGATAATGGACCCCTATTTGAGGGGTAATATTGACCCTGTCTGTTTGGAGAAATTTGGAGAGATTGCTGAGAGTTGCCTGCGTGACCAAGGCACACAAAGGCCAACAATGAGCGATGTGGTTTGTGGGCTTGAGTTTGCTTTGCAGCTTCAAGAGACTGCTGAGAACACTAGAAATAGTATTGATAGAGTGAGTGAGGAGCAGGAAAGTCCATTGTTGTTGCGTGGAGAAGCTATAACTACTGATGATGATGACTTGTTTAGCGTCTCAGGTGGACACAAGCATGGATCCAAGAGCACGATTAGTAGTGGTGAAAGGAGTATCGCCAAAACTGATCCTGATAGAATGAGTTCTGACACTGTATTCTCGGAAATTATGAACCAAAAGGGAAGATGA